One part of the Dunckerocampus dactyliophorus isolate RoL2022-P2 chromosome 11, RoL_Ddac_1.1, whole genome shotgun sequence genome encodes these proteins:
- the grhpra gene encoding glyoxylate reductase/hydroxypyruvate reductase encodes MKAAEKPMKVFVTTRLPEEGLKILSSSGVCDVCMWGSYAPMPREELLKGAQGAHGVLCTLTEKIDAEVMDAAGPNLKVISTLSVGYDHLDLNEIKKRGIRVGYTPDVLTDATAELTVALLLATARRLPEAMVEVKNGGWGSWTLLWMCGYGLSGSTVGVIGLGRIGMAIARRLMPFGVKRLLYSGRTEKAYAAELNGEFVPVDTLASESDFIVVSCSLTPQTQGLCDKAFFSKMKKTGIFINSSRGAVVNQEDLYEALKSGQIAAAGLDVTTPEPLPTNHPLLALKNCVVLPHIGSATHSTRGNMATLAARNLLGGLQGAEMPSELTL; translated from the exons ATGAAAGCAGCTGAAAAACCCATGAAGGTTTTCGTGACCACTCGCCTTCCGGAAGAAGGGCTGAAGATCCTGTCATCATCTGGAGT gtgtgatgtgtgtatgtggggCTCCTATGCACCGATGCCAAGAGAAGAGCTCCTTAAAGGCGCGCAGGGGGCCCACGGTGTCCTGTGTACGCTGACAGAAAAGATTGACGCTGAGGTTATGGATGCTGCAG GACCCAACCTGAAAGTAATCAGCACCCTCTCCGTGGGATATGACCATTTGGACCTTAATGAAATAAAGAAACG TGGTATACGTGTTGGTTACACTCCCGATGTCCTGACTGATGCCACAGCTGAACTGACTGTGGCTCTCCTACTTGCCACAGCTCGCAGACTACCTGAGGCGATGGTGGAAGTGAAAAA TGGAGGCTGGGGCTCCTGGACACTGCTCTGGATGTGCGGTTACGGTCTTTCAGGCAGCACCGTGGGCGTCATCGGCCTGGGGCGTATTG GGATGGCCATCGCTCGCCGCCTCATGCCATTTGGAGTGAAGCGGCTGCTTTACTCTGGGAGAACCGAGAAGGCTTACGCTGCTGAGCTGAACGGAGAGTTTG TCCCTGTGGACACTCTCGCTTCTGAGAGTGACTTCATCGTTGTGTCATGCTCGCTGACACCACAGACCCAGGGCCTGTGTGACAAGGCCTTCTTCAGCAAGATGAAGAAGACGGGAATCTTCATCAACTCCAGCAG GGGGGCTGTCGTGAACCAGGAGGATCTATACGAGGCTCTGAAAAGTGGCCAAATTGCAGCTGCCGGCCTGGATGTAACAACACCTGAGCCACTACCCACAAACCACCCTCTCCTTGCGCTCAAAAACTGTG TGGTGTTGCCGCACATCGGCAGTGCCACCCACTCCACGCGAGGCAACATGGCTACCTTGGCAGCCCGAAACCTGCTGGGGGGTTTACAGGGCGCAGAAATGCCCAGTGAACTTACCCTCTAG
- the LOC129189763 gene encoding zinc finger and BTB domain-containing protein 5-like, producing MDFPGHFQHIFQQLNLQRLHAQLCDCVVEVGSHKFHAHRSILAACSSHFKALLSSGEDAGAQWVVDKGGGTSLIALDPEVVTPEAFSTLLDMIYTSNLSLTASNVMDVLLAASHLHLNAVVKACKLHLSRKNFPSSAPKGWRSVPQQQPKLTSVKELDEGGVEVSQSGEESSEHKRKPQEDRLGDRKRICRMPGNKECSPTVTRSTVINEERGEEAKKWGGRVDEVEEKYGATMSELEEIQLPSQSDSSARGAVKVKVGDEDEDEPKMETVEVKKEMMTTSSPNISPSSLLQHSCGDLQVNGDKISSPADGDVSCLQTQLCSDLPENDHEDEGIDSLSELALSCFLNPANDSETGAMDEEESLASLTAAATAAAAASDAATSGADQQCPNASSAQACDATLLFPVTTVPLQPLLPTQSPGFSDTLVLRPAHNSLTGFLSVEHSRAPKGRAGSSGTAFRRIAPKVVPGSEADPSGALSSGPAGNDRAPLTRASEDVLSKCKKAAAEDNVLLVEGEKKYACKICSKTFMNLTDCKKHIRVHTGEKPYPCPKCGKRFSQSSHLYKHSKNSSCVNWKDEHAFRDTVH from the coding sequence ATGGACTTTCCAGGTCACTTCCAGCACATTTTCCAGCAGCTGAACCTCCAGCGGCTCCATGCTCAACTGTGCGACTGTGTGGTGGAGGTGGGAAGCCACAAGTTCCACGCGCACCGCTCCATCCTAGCAGCGTGCAGCTCCCACTTCAAGGCTCTTCTCAGCTCCGGCGAGGATGCTGGTGCACAATGGGTGGTTGATAAAGGTGGAGGTACCAGTCTGATTGCGCTTGACCCAGAGGTGGTGACCCCCGAGGCCTTCTCCACTCTTCTAGACATGATCTACACATCCAACTTGTCACTCACGGCCTCCAATGTGATGGATGTGCTGCTGGCCGCCTCGCACCTGCACCTTAACGCCGTGGTGAAGGCCTGCAAGCTGCACCTGTCCAGAAAAAACTTCCCATCCTCTGCGCCTAAAGGCTGGCGGTCAGTGCCGCAGCAGCAACCCAAGCTAACATCTGTAAAGGAACTTGATGAGGGCGGCGTAGAGGTGAGCCAGTCTGGTGAAGAGTCCTCAGAGCACAAGAGAAAGCCTCAAGAGGACAGGTTGGGTGACAGGAAGAGGATCTGCAGAATGCCTGGAAATAAAGAATGTTCTCCCACTGTGACCAGGAGCACAGTCATCAACGAGGAGCGAGGAGAAGAGGCTAAGAAGTGGGGGGGCCGAGTAGATGAGGTGGAGGAGAAATACGGGGCAACCATGTCCGAGTTGGAGGAGATCCAGCTGCCGAGCCAGTCAGACAGCAGTGCGCGTGGAGCAGTGAAAGTGAAGGTtggagatgaagatgaagacgaGCCCAAGATGGAGACAGTGGaggtaaaaaaagaaatgatgacCACCTCATCTCCTAATATTTCACCTTCATCCCTTCTCCAACATTCCTGTGGAGATTTACAAGTGAACGGTGACAAAATAAGCAGTCCAGCAGATGGCGATGTTAGCTGTTTACAAACACAACTCTGCTCGGATCTTCCTGAAAACGACCATGAGGATGAGGGCATTGACAGCCTGTCTGAACTGGCCCTTTCCTGCTTCTTAAATCCTGCCAATGACAGCGAGACAGGAGCTATGGATGAAGAAGAGAGTCTTGCAAGTCTCACAGCAGCTGCCACTGCAGCCGCTGCCGCCAGTGATGCTGCCACCAGTGGTGCAGACCAACAGTGTCCAAACGCTTCTTCTGCTCAAGCCTGCGATGCAACCCTCCTTTTCCCAGTAACGACTGTCCCTTTGCAACCGCTACTCCCAACACAGAGTCCAGGTTTTAGTGACACGCTCGTCCTCCGGCCTGCACACAACTCCTTAACAGGGTTCCTCAGCGTGGAACACTCCAGGGCCCCAAAAGGACGTGCGGGATCGAGCGGGACGGCTTTCCGCCGCATCGCCCCAAAAGTGGTGCCTGGATCAGAAGCAGATCCCTCGGGGGCGTTGTCCTCAGGCCCAGCTGGGAATGATAGAGCACCTCTGACTAGAGCTTCAGAGGACGTGCTATCCAAGTGCAAGAAAGCGGCGGCCGAAGATAACGTGCTCCTAGTAGAAGGGGAGAAGAAGTACGCCTGCAAAATCTGCTCTAAGACATTCATGAACCTGACGGATTGTAAGAAACACATTCGTGTCCACACGGGAGAAAAGCCTTATCCTTGTCCCAAGTGTGGGAAGCGCTTCAGCCAGTCATCCCATTTGTACAAGCACTCCAAGAATTCCTCCTGTGTGAACTGGAAAGATGAGCATGCTTTCCGAGACACTGTACACTGA
- the tomm5 gene encoding mitochondrial import receptor subunit TOM5 homolog — protein MFKLEGLGPKMDPEEMKKKMRQDVISSLRNFLIYVALLRATPYVLKKLDSI, from the exons ATGTTCAAACTGGAAGGACTCGGTCCTAAAATGGACCCAGAGGAGATGAAGAAGAAAATGCGACAAGATGTCATCTCGTCTTTACGAAACTTCCTTATTTACGTCGCCCTCCTCCGAGCCA CTCCGTATGTCCTGAAGAAGCTGGACAGTATATGA